From the genome of Triticum aestivum cultivar Chinese Spring chromosome 1A, IWGSC CS RefSeq v2.1, whole genome shotgun sequence:
CGGCGGCAGGAGGACGAACCcgtacctgcatgcggcgatgcgaCCTTGCCAGGGCTACAGGAGATGCTCCCCGACCATTCCATTGCTTGGCGCAGCCACCGGCGGCCGGAAAAGCCAAATCCGGTGGCCCGCGATGAAGGGCCCAGATCCAGAACTTTTCGGCCCACCGTtgcaggaggggggagggaggcctcgtgcgtgtggcggcctttcggcgtgctcccgccggctgctttcgccggaatcttgggcggcggcccggcggcggggcaagggggagagggaaggtggTTCGTGGAGAAaacgcgggctgaaatgtcccccccccaccaaccgcttccgcttatatgcagggcaccgcagcggCGAGGGGAAACCCGCGTTTTTGCGGGTTGGAGCCgagattttgccgcgcccctcaaaTTTTTTTGCAGGCCGGCCGCCTTTGCGGGGTCTGTTCGGGTGGGATTTTCTGTGCCGACCCGCATTTTGGTGGTTATTTTGTGGGTCAGGGCTTTTTGcgaggtctgctagagttgctcttagagcatctccaacagagaCACTAAATAAGTCGCACGCCTGAAAAAAACAACTTTTTAACATGTGCGACCGAATCGGCAGCTTCAGCAGATGCGCAAAAATCATGCGCGCGCTAAAAATCACTCCGCGCACCGAACAGAACTGCTTCGCGCGCTGCTTTTTTCACGTGTCCGCTATCGCGCGCAACAGAAAGAAATCACGCGCGAGCGAGCAATCGCTGATGAACTCTCCGCGCCCGCCCGCTTTTGccacgccccgcgccgcctccagcCATGGATGGGCGAACCGACATCCCCTAACCCCTCCATAAATGTGCGACCTCTCCATCGTCaccgccgccgcaaaccctagcgcgggctatacctccgccgccgccgccaccgcccctgctGCTCTGAACGCCAGACTCGCGCGCGGGCTCTTCATGTCGCCCTGGACGAGCGCGTGGGGTGGCGTCACACCGTCGCCTGTCGTGAAGCCACGGAGGTCCGCTTCCAAACGAACCATGGCGGCCCCACATGCCTTCGCGTGATGCCTTTGTTGATAGTGCAAACACCGTTCGAGTTTTCAATGAAGGAGAGGACAAACAAGAGGATGGAGAATCAGAAGAAGAAACGGACAAAGAAGAGAAGACATACGAGATGGAAGAAGATGGGGAATGATTGTTGATGTTTAGTTCGTTCATGTAAACTTGTTCATAAACTTGCATGTGATCATCTTGTTTGTgcgaactttgcatcttttgaacTATGTTATGAATTTGAACTATGCTATATATCTCATTGATGTTTGAGATCATCTTGTTTGTGTGAAATTTGCATATTTTGGATGTTTGGGATCATTCTGTATGTATTTTTTTGTGCGCCGGCTGGGCACGCGCTCTATTTTACCGCGCCTGCTGGAGTGGCACGCTAGCACGCTACAAATTTTGGGCTCTTGGTAAAGCAACTGACTAGTTCGACGCGCAAAAGCGCTATTTCACCATTGTAAAAAACTTTTAGTGTGCTGCTCCTGCACGCGTCTGTCAGAGATGCTATTATATCTCCCGGTGAGAGCACATGCATTACATCTTTTCCCTCAGCCCTCACGGCCCCATTTTTCATTTCTCGGTGCACAGTATATATACACAGGGCTTGACCACGTCCAGCAAGTGCGCATCATTGTCTCAACTGCCACACGACTCAGTAAAGAGTAAAGTCTGATTTAAACCTTAAGATTGTAGGGTTGGTCACAAATGAACCCTCATCTTCGAATCCCTGAAATCTGAACCTATTCTTTGTAATCCCAGTTCGTTTTCAACCCTATGCCAACCCTAGAACTGTTTGTAAGCACAATCCTGGTCGGGATCACTCGTTTCTCTCACTAACAATCCGGACCTACATGTCATCTGCATCTTCTTCATCTATCGCTTCTCCTCTCTTTCTCCCGCCGCCACGTTTGCATGGATGCCGAGATCCGTCTTCCCCTACCCACTATTTTTCACCTGATCCCGATCCCCTGTGATTCCTTTCTACAGATCCATCCTTCAGGCACATCCTTTCCTTCGCCGCTGTCTCGTTGTCCTCGCCTTAGAGCTCCTCCGATGATTCCCCATGGACCACGGTGTGGCGCCGTGCGCTGCCTCGTCTGGATGATGCGGCTTGCGTGGCCTCATCCTCGGCAACTCCAGTTCGTCGGCATCAGTCGCCGCTCCGCCGCATCGATCCGCGCTCCGAGGTCCGAGCTCGCTCCTGCCACGCAGCAGGGCACAGCCACCAGGGACCTCCTGCGGTCCTGCCCCGCCCCCGTCCATGGCAGCCGATGCGCTCGCCGATTTCCTCAGGCGGTTGCTTCCCATCTCCCCAACGCGGCTGCGAGTCGTCGTCCCTAGTAGCTGAGGTCCCACATCCTCTTCGAGCTCGCGCGCTAGGGACGCAGGAGGAGGCCGCACGCTACGAACTCCCTCGCGCCAAGCGGTAGTCCACGACCATCAGCGACCTCAGGCTGGGCCTCCGTCCGCGCACGCCGGCGCGCTCGCCGAGATCCTCTCTCGGTTGCTGCTCATCTCCCCGACGGCTGCACATCTCCATCCTTGGCCAGGCTCGCGCGCCGGTGACAtgagaaggccgcgggctccaagCTCGCTCGCGCCATGCAAGATGCAACAGGGCACGGCCACCAGCAACCTCCCGCTGCGACCACGTCCCCACCGGCCGGCGCGCTCGACGACCTGCATGTGTGGCTGCTACTCACCTCAAGAAGATTGCGCTTCTTCGTCCTTATCGCTACACGCCTACACTGAACACGCCATGCATCAGCTAGTTACTACTGGTCGCCATGGTCGTGTGCTAGTTGCTGCTGTTGGTCGGACGCGGATTTTGTCTAACTCGTTGCGCGCGCCGCATATCTAGTCCACCCATCAGCATGCATGTCAAATCAACAAGTTGCTGCCCCCACACAGATTCTCTGTATTCATATGTACACCTGCTTTCTTCAGACACCTATGGCCCGGTGTGGGACAAAGAATCTTTCTAGACTGTACCCGTCGAAGTACTACTCAGTCATGGCATATGGACGATTCAAATTTCAATCTTTCTAGCACTTTGGCGTACATGCAGACATTGGAAGCAGGGTCTGGGTTAATTAAACGGGTTTATCTAAATGGGCTGAACTGTCTTTACTTAATTACTAGAAAACTAATATTAAAAATGAAAATTACTGGAAAATCCAAAGAACTTTACTAACTCATTTTTTGAACATTATCGTCAACACTATAAAACTTTATATTGCAGACGTTCATGATGCAAAGAACTTTATTGACTCCTTATTCGAACTTGAGGGTCAAAACTCTAAAACTTTATTGTCAAAACCATTTCTCAAAAGTCCTTCTGATATTTGTTGCAAAGTTCAGACACAACCTTCATAAAGTTCTTCAGAAATTATTACAAATTATGGTGAGTTACAGAAAAGTTCTACTGAACTTGTGATAAAGTTCGGACACTGCCTTATTAAAGCTTTTAGGCAAAAATTAAAGATAGCGAACAGAAAGGTCCCCAATTTTTTCATTGCAGTTCATATAATGATTATATGAAAAAGTTATACAATAAGATCAATCCATTTTGCTTAGTGTTGGGGCAAAACTGAGGACACTGCCTGAAATCAGTCAACTGCCTGAAAAATGATGGAGAGCAAATAAAATAAGATAAATTCATCATACAGGAGACACCATCCATCTGGAAAGCTTGAGAATGGATTAGACATGGCTGCTGGCCTGAATATCGGTTTCAGTCACATGGGCTCAAGAAAAGATATAGCTTTGTACACTTACGGTCAGATCTGGGAAACGGAGTGGTAAACAACCAAAGGTAGAAAAAATCGATACAAAGAGGAATCCTCGATCTGCAGCCGCACTCATCACTCATTAGCAAATCAGTGACAATAATAAACCAGATAAATCTAACAGCAACCCCACTTCCTACGGGGAACAAAACAAATCTATTGCCAACACATATAAATCGCTGCTACAACGCCTTGCCTTCGAGCTCCCAGACGTGTCACTGTCTCGGCGCGCAGATCTTCCTGATGGTGGAGATGCACGGCTGGAGGTTGGGAGGGGGAcggagccggcggcggcgacgacggtgtCGATCcaggtgagtgagagagagagacagattgACCAGGGACGGAGGGCACGGGTAGGGATAAGGACGGGGGAGAGATATGGGTAGCCGCAGGGGTGATGTGACTGTATTCGATCGTACAAGGGATTTCTTCCGGAGACCAGGTGGGCCAGGCCGCTCGGATCCACATAAGGAAGTGACGGTCGCGACACGCGTTGCGCACGCATATGGTTAGCAATCGCCATATTCGCTGTTGGTCATGTGTTTGTGCTAGCGCACGATAGCTCGAGAGAGAAAGAATGACATGAAGGTGAGGATAAATATGACATGCAGGCCCGACCAGTCAGTGAGAGTAGTATGTGCTCCCATCGGGATCGTCTTTTTCCCTATGCGCTAAACAGGTCTAAGGTGGAGATAGACCGAGATTGATTAGTACAGCGTACAAACTTCAGGGATTTAAAGATGAGGATTCATTTATGACAAGGTCTACAagctcaaggtttaaaatagacttcaCTCCTCCGGAAACCTGCTAACAAAcattgtgcatgcatgcatgcataccaACACAAATTAACAAATTGGCCATGTGTCTCAGCTCCAAGTGATCCACCCAGCCGGTCTCGTCGCGCACGCACGCGTCACTTCACACGACGCTGCCGTATCACACGGCATCATAGCATCACGCCTACGCACCATACTCGCTTTATTGCGCTTTTTTACCGAGACGTTGCCATCTTGGTACGCACGTACGACTTGCCAGCAAGTACTAAACCTAGCTATATGGAagacaaaacaaatatgcagatacATGAATCAAGATTAAACCTAACATTTTTCCTCCTAGCTAAACAGTCCTGGGGCTAGAGCATCGATCATCGACGGAGTCGAGACTTGAGAAGCAGCAAGCGAAATGAAATAGCTAGATGAATGAAAGCAAAAACAGTCGCTACACGATACAAACGAATTTGCGGTCGATCACGATGCACGGTCGTCCATCTTGACGTAGGTGCCAATGGCGTGGAGGTACTGGTCGTCACACCGCGCATGGAAGCCGACGATCCTGCCGCCGGCGCCCGCTGGGAGCGAGAACCGCACGCCGCACGCGTTCCCGTACGGCCCGTGGGTGCGAAGGTTGCTGACGAACTTGAGCGACCTGATGACGACGTTGCCATTGAAGTGGCTGTAGTGGCCTTCCACGCTCGTCAGGTATTCATCCCGCTGCAGACGGAACTGCACACGCGAAACAAAGAGGAGAACACAGCTTGTCAACTCATCCACAACACACGGAGACTAATGATTATAGGCAACTCATGCATGACCGTGGACCCGTTGTTAGTTAGGAGTAATTACCACCGCGGTCATGCCGCCTTTCCCTCCCCAGAGCTCGGTCTCGTTCGACTCCTCCCGGTCTTTCCGCATGTACGTTACGCGAACGGCGTCAACGGcgcggcagtggcggacggcgacCTGGACAATGCGTGTCACCTCGCCCACCATGCCTATCTTTCtgtcgttgccgccgccgccgccgcaagggccCATCCTGACGACCTCTCCAGCCTGCATCTCATCTCACACAAGAAACATGCAATCATCAATCAACATAGCTAGCAAGACAGCAGATCGAATCGGAGTCGGAGGTAGCATAAGGTCGAATCCTACGTACCTTTGGATTGTCATTGATGGTGACGGTGGCCAGGCCGTGGCGCAGGAGCAACGCGCAGTGGCGGACGGCGACCTGGACAATGCGTGTCACCTCGCCCACCATGCCTATCTTTCtggcgttgccgccgccgccgccgcaagggccCATCCTGACAACCTCTCCCGCCTGCATCTCACACAAGTCATCAATCAACATGGCTAGCAGGACAGATCGAATCGGGGTCGGAGGTAGCATAAGGTCGAATCCTACGTACCTTTGCATTGTCATTGATGGTGACGGTGGCCAGGCCGTGGCGCAGGAGCAACGCGCACGACTTCTCGTGCTCCTCCCGCTCGTGGAGGGACGTCTGGACAGCGCAGCCGCGCGCGGCGTTGGGGCAAGGGACGCGGACGGCCCGCAGGATGCGGTCGACGGCGTAGCAGCGGCTGAAGCCGGTGGCGACGGAGCACTCCGGGCACTTGCGGCTCTGCCGGAGTCTGTCGTGGCAGGACGAGCAGAGCACGTGCCCGGCGGCGCACTGGAACACCGGAGGCCTGAGGGTGTGGAAGCAGATGGGGCAGTCGAGAGTGTCTGGGTCGACGGAGATGGTGAGCTCATCGCCGGCGTGCCTCTGCATCTCGCAGTAGCTAGGTGCCTAGGACTTGGAGTACTCTACTGTGAGGTGAACAGATGGAGGAGGCCGAATATGTAGGGACCCAAGAAAAGGACCGGCTGTTTACTATCCACTTCCTCGATCCACAAAAGTAGTAACGAATTATTTTTCAAATGTACAGTGATTAATCATATTTTGAGAACAAAATTACTATTGCACATCTAGATGTAATATATTTATCTTACATCCAAGTCCTGGACCGTTCGATGTATTACTGCTTGTTTTCTCGTGAGGCTTGATTTGCGTCACTGGCTGCATCTCGTTTCGTCGGGGTTATTTTTTCATGCGAGGCTTGACGGTGTGCCGCATTCGTCATTTCTTTGGCCACTGTCCGTGCTTTTCGGCCTGTTTATTTTGGGGCTTCTACACCGACGCACCGGCTCAACTGTTAGGTCGGTTAAACCCCAGCCGTCAGATCTGCACGTGTGAAGGCCGTCAGATCTGCACGTGAGGCGAAACGTTGCAGCAACCATTCTTCGGCGCAAATCGCAGCCGTTGTCATTGTTGTCGCGGTTGCCGTTGAAGCTCACTGCCGTAGTTGTCCACAGCCTTGCCGtcgcgccgcccgcgctcgtcctCGTCCTTACCCTCGTGCTCGCCGACAACCTCCGCTCGCCGTGTTGGCCGCACGCGCTCGTCCTCGGTCTGGTGCTCGCCATAGGATCCTTGACCGCCCGCGCTTACCTTCATGGCAACTCCGGTGAAGATGGCCGCAGCACCACACCCTCAATTTGCTGgtcacaaaaacaaaaacaaaatcatgGGTCGTAGCAAAAAATATGCCGTTCATGGATGTAGCAGAATAAAACGCCGGTGGTAGCAAAAACTTACGACGGTTGCAGCAATTCGGCGTCACCGCCGTTGCGGGTCGCGACTCCGtcatgatggatgtagcaaaattcCTCGCTGGTAGTAGCACAATCTGAGGACGACTGCAACAAAAAAAGTCACCTCTGTAGTAGGTCGCAACTCCGCCCATAATGGATGTAGCAAAATCCGTCGCGGGTTGTAGCAAAAAATGGCGACGGATGCAGCAAAAACTCAGCCGCTTCCAGCAAAGTTCTTGTCGTCAGTTGCCTCATTTATTTTGCTTCTCAGTAGCCGCCTTTAACTTGGAAAAGAGGGTTGAAACTTTTCAATTCAATGGATGAAACTTTCCAAAACAATGGTTGTAGCTTTTTTTTCATAGTGGTCGGATGAGAAACTACTCTTTCGCCGGTTGAAGCTTTCATATGAGTGAATGTAGCTTTTTCAGTGCATGGTGTCCGGTTGAAAACTTTATATGCCGGAGATTGAAGCTTTTGAATCAAACTGTTGTAGCTTTTTAGGTCGCCAGTTGTAGCATCTCCGGTAGACGGGTTTGGCGTATGAAACTGTGAGCAGCATCTCGTAGACAGCATCTCCATGGCAGCTTCCCAACTCCGGCTTGCTGGGACGGAATGAATCTGCAAACCGAGGGCAGTGGTCAGTGGAAGAAGTGTTTGTGGGCGCTGGTGTTGGAGATGGGGACCTATGTGAGATTCGGGCTAGCTGGCGGCGGGACTtgaaggaggaagacgaggagcggCTGACAGAGAAGGGGATCCAGAGGAAGAAGATAGCGGCTGGCAGAGAAGGGGATCCAAAGGAAGAAGATAGCGGCTGAACGAGAGAAAGAGCTCGGGAGGTGGGGCCAGATGTCGCACGAGACCCATGTGCTGATGTATTGGTGTGGAGAGGAAAAATATGAAACGCTCGATTGCCCTGTATCGTACGTGCCACGCGCCACAAACATTTACCTTTATTTTGTGTGTCCTctactcggcggcggcggctgcttttTCTTTTGAGCGAGTAAGATAACTAAATGAGAGGCACAAGCACAAAGGAGAAAGCGTCCACATTGATCTGGTGTTCGCTCTCATAAAAGAAGCGTCTCGCATTGATCGCTTGCATTCTTCATCTTTtctgttttcttctgtttttgctttttattttccatttttcttttccattttcctcttttgtttttatttctctttttcattttttgtttcaaattcatttttttaatttggtaagtcacatctagatgagatatagttATCTTACTACATGATTTAAAGCTGCAATTGTCGTGTAAATTTTATGATCGTTCGCTGCGTGTGACTTCCTTTTTTTTAGCCTTCCAGTGTTTACGTGCGCGTGCGGTGTTTGGGCTGGTCTTTTTGATTTGTGCCTGGGCCTGGACGAGGCTGGTCTTTTATGTTTGCCTCTATGTGGAGAGTGATCCTCTTTTTCAGTGTGCTCTCGGGGAGAATTGGAAGAGGTGAGCATTATTTTTGAGCAATGCTAGACGCACGGATTATTTTTATAGAGTATTACGGAGTGGCTTACCAGGCTGATTATGATTGGATATAAATAAACTGACGGGCCCATCCTCACTGAAAATCAGGAG
Proteins encoded in this window:
- the LOC123180275 gene encoding uncharacterized protein, which translates into the protein MQRHAGDELTISVDPDTLDCPICFHTLRPPVFQCAAGHVLCSSCHDRLRQSRKCPECSVATGFSRCYAVDRILRAVRVPCPNAARGCAVQTSLHEREEHEKSCALLLRHGLATVTINDNAKAGEVVRMGPCGGGGGNARKIGMVGEVTRIVQVAVRHCALLLRHGLATVTINDNPKAGEVVRMGPCGGGGGNDRKIGMVGEVTRIVQVAVRHCRAVDAVRVTYMRKDREESNETELWGGKGGMTAVFRLQRDEYLTSVEGHYSHFNGNVVIRSLKFVSNLRTHGPYGNACGVRFSLPAGAGGRIVGFHARCDDQYLHAIGTYVKMDDRAS